One window from the genome of Leptospira johnsonii encodes:
- a CDS encoding DUF1564 family protein has product MKFKLILNPKPIKSKSWKAKSPRESMPVCTLILPDKLYKNYLKNWSGSRPGARCLKDLLELYGPDLQFQEKLNPDSALMMYQKKEKGKQKDWSRLNFRPDLEDWNLLGNYSRKHGVSKCYLFTFLLSKYFSNSPSSEVYKKKKVA; this is encoded by the coding sequence ATGAAGTTCAAATTAATATTAAACCCCAAACCCATCAAAAGTAAATCTTGGAAAGCAAAATCTCCCCGAGAATCCATGCCAGTTTGCACCTTGATCCTGCCGGATAAGTTGTATAAAAATTACCTGAAAAACTGGAGTGGATCCAGGCCAGGAGCCAGATGTTTAAAGGATTTATTAGAATTATATGGACCGGATCTTCAGTTCCAAGAAAAACTAAATCCGGACTCCGCTTTGATGATGTATCAAAAAAAGGAAAAAGGTAAACAGAAAGACTGGAGCCGTCTGAATTTCAGGCCGGATCTAGAAGATTGGAACCTTCTCGGAAACTATTCGAGAAAACACGGAGTTTCAAAGTGTTACTTATTTACGTTTTTGTTAAGTAAGTACTTTTCGAATTCTCCTTCTTCGGAGGTTTACAAAAAGAAGAAGGTAGCCTGA
- the msrA gene encoding peptide-methionine (S)-S-oxide reductase MsrA: protein MSEQKDLEYAVLGGGCFWCVEAIYQLVDGVESIVSGYAGGHDPAPNYKSICTGLTGHAEVIRVGFDPSKISYKNILEIFWEAHDPTTRNRQGNDEGPQYRSIILYENQTQKEIAEASRTEAGPKFASPIVTEIVALEKFFPAENYHQNYFRLNPGQPYCHYVIRPKIEKFLKKKTY, encoded by the coding sequence ATGTCGGAACAAAAAGATCTGGAATATGCAGTTTTAGGTGGAGGATGTTTTTGGTGTGTCGAAGCGATCTACCAATTGGTGGATGGAGTAGAGTCCATTGTCTCCGGCTATGCGGGAGGACATGATCCTGCACCGAATTATAAATCCATTTGTACCGGGCTGACAGGACATGCAGAAGTGATACGAGTCGGATTCGATCCTAGTAAGATATCCTACAAAAACATTTTAGAAATTTTTTGGGAAGCGCATGATCCAACGACCAGGAACAGACAAGGCAACGACGAGGGGCCTCAATACAGAAGTATCATCCTATACGAAAATCAAACGCAGAAAGAAATTGCGGAAGCTTCTAGAACGGAGGCAGGTCCTAAGTTTGCTTCTCCAATAGTAACTGAGATCGTTGCGTTAGAGAAGTTTTTCCCTGCGGAGAATTATCACCAAAATTATTTCAGACTGAATCCAGGGCAGCCCTACTGTCATTACGTGATCCGTCCTAAGATAGAAAAATTCCTAAAAAAGAAAACTTATTGA